TGATAGGGGTGTTCAAAGCAGCATGAGTGACCTAACAGAGTTTGAAAGATGCCAGATAGTTGCTGCGCGGCTGTCGGGTGCATCTGTCACAAAAACTGCACAGCTGTTTAATGTGGCGAGAGGAACAGTCTCCAGAGTCATGACTGTGTACATCAAACATGGACGCACAGCATCAGCCAAGAAGAACAGTGGGCGCAAGTCAAAGCTCACCgaaaaggacagacagacgctTATCAGGATGGTTGATGAACATCCTGAATATACAGCCTCAAAAATAACCACAGAGCTGAACAGACACCTCTCTCACGCTGTGTCAGTAAAAACTATTCGGCGCGAGCTTCACAAAGCTGGTATTTTTAGAGGAGCAGCCACTCGGAAGCCAGAGACCGAGACTGACACAGAAAAGCTGGATGGAAAGAACTCCAAACCTGAACCTGACACAGACTGTGACTCTCAAAACCCCAGTGAAGAGAGCACAAGAGCTGAAATACAAACATATGACAAAGAGTGTGCCACACAAAAGCCTGTGGAAGATAAAACAATATCTGAACCCCTCATCAGAGAAGAGGAGTACAGCACGCAAATGCCCGGCGAAGAGAGCACAGGACCTGAATCCCAGACAAGTGAAAAGGAATAAGATGGTCTCGTAGCTCAGCTTTTCAAATACATGCATATTGGTCATGTTAAAAGAAACAGTGTAAGGCCTTCACACATAATGCAGCTAGCTTAAGTTACCcattgattttaaattatttattttgcatgaaTGCATCATGGTGCAATAGTAAAGCTTTtcttaagcttttttttttttgctttgcaaGCAAATGTACTGTTGAGAATTAGCCTTAATAGTTGAAAACATCCATAATGTTGATATTCAACGGTATATGATATTTTTCAACGCCAAACCCTCGATTCAATACAGATGATCAAATAAGAATGATAACACTGAAACAGTTTCCTCCTAACATATAGACCAATGCCCTGCTGAGGAGATATCTGCTGTTTTACACCTtatctggttttttttttatgttgaactTATGGGGGGGGAAAAACCTCTGGTGGATAAGATATGAAACTAAGCAGCAAGTACAATCCCAGTCAGTGTTTAATTCTCAAGACATTAGAGGTTCTTAATTGTAGATCTCTATAATGTGTGTCTTCTAACTTGTCTTGGTGGTGATTTAAGAAATAAGAAGTTCTTGAGGCTATCATGCTCAGCCACAGTGGTTGCTGCCTGATTATTTCATCTCAGCTACACCCAGGCTCCAATTTTCAAAGCATCCCTTCAGCAATTCATGGGATGGTGCAgataaaatgcatttgtttaCTTTTATAAAATGTAGAATGATACAATAAAATGCACATTCACCAGCACTACTTACTACTATATTTGAGCCCACTATAAGGTATTGAATCTGAATAATCAAATCCCTCCCATGCTACATTTGCTTTTATAGACTAAACTTCACGTTACCTGCATGTGCATTGCTGTGGCAAGGATGGGAGAGGGACATCAGACAAAACATCTGTAATCTTTGTGCTGCATATTAAAAAAGCCAAATATAAAAGTTGTCTGTACTTTGTATTAGTAACATAAAACTCTCCCCTGGTCATGTGCTGTCATCTAACGGGTTAAAAACTGGCGTGCCATTCAAACACCCTGTCATCTGTTCAAAAACTCCATGTTTATGTATATCAAAATGTACATAATCAATGTTATTCTGTAAATTGGAGGCCTATCAGATGTACTGGTGTGATTGTGGTCTTCGtgatgttttaaaagttttatacATCCTATTTATACCAAAGAGGGTAGAAAATATATTAGAATCATCTTGCAGTATAACACATTACAATTCACCACTGGTGGAATTCCTTGTATGTTAAAACCTTCTCAGCAAGTCTGATTTTTAGGATTTTTCAGGATAAACATGATAACAGAGTCATGCTCTGCTCCAATTGTGTTAAATTCCTTTAGACATAGTAACAAGCACTAAAAAAATTATCATCTGACATGTTCTATTCTAAGAAGTAatggcaataaaaacacaaataccaTGTGATGTATGCTGTATACAAAATGCAAATTGAAAACCTAATTGATGATATGCTCAAATATAATTAGTATCATTAATAGTGGTGCAATTATtcataagaataaaaatgttaGGATCCAGTTAGGATTAGCAGTATGAAGCTGGTTGCTTTTGAGTCTCTATGTTCCACAAACTTGTTCCTGAACCACCATTTCACTCTGGGACCCTGgagatttacaaaaaaatgatgttttgtgGTCTACAACACACAAAGAATACGGCTTTCAGAGTAGGTCGATCAGCTAGAGCAGTAGGTGGCGGTAATGTACTCAAAGGCTGCcaaagaaagcagcacagcCGCTACTGCACATGCGCAGCTAACAATGACGCAACAACGGAACCGGAAGTGCAGCGCCAATCGTAAACACAGCTGAGGTGGTGTTACTCTGTAAAAGATGGTGTACGTGTCCAACGGTGAGTGCTTTGTCTTATGTTTTCAGTAGTTTTCTCATCTTCAGAACGAGGGTATAGCTCCTTTGTTGATAATGTTTTCTCTGTCGAATATTTTTAGTGCAAGCACTTCAACAGGAATGTGCAGTGTTAGCACCATTAGGTTAAAATTGGCTAATTAGCTTGTTAGCAAGCTTAGCCTGGAACTGCGCAGAGGTGAGAGCTGTGGAGTTAATCAAGCGAGAAGAGAGTATCTACTAGTGCTTCCTGCATTGCTCAGCATATTTTTCAGTATTAAGATCAGTAGTTCGTTGTGTGCGCTATGATGAACATTAGATGATGTAGCAAACATGGGCCCACTTTATCAAAAGCCTCATAAAGCTAAGATAATCTTAGCCCTCAGATTTATAGTGGGACTGAGGTCACCAAGAGCCTGGCTAACTGAGGAGTAAAGTAAACACATCATCTGGATTTTGAATGTGAATAATCTTAGAAGTTACTCTGTCTGCCATCAGGTCAGGTCTTGGACAGCAGGAGCCAGTCACCATGGAGACTGTCCTTACTGGTCGATCTCTTCTGGGGAGCGGTGGAGTTTATCGGCCTGTTGTaagtcagtcacacacaacCAATCATTGAatcgtccatccatccattgtccatactgcttatcctttagggtggggggctggagccaatcccaactgacactgggcgagaggcgggtaCACTCTGGTCTGGTTACCAGTTAATCACAGGGCTATCACTGAATCAAGGAAACCAAAATATTTATTATCTACAATGAATGTTTGACCTTTTTAAACAATGCTCTctgtatttaattttaatttttttatgatGTTCATCAagtattgtgtgtttttctgatttctAAAGGTGCTTAATCTGTTGCTTGTAAAACTGATGGAAGGTGGTGGAATAATGAGGCTGTGCTAAGCAGTGCTTTTGAGTTATATTTCAATGATAGCATCCTAACAATGGCAACATTAGCATACTGATATGTAGCAGGTATACTGTTTATAGCATAACATTAACTGGTATGTGCTAATGATGTGGATGGGACTGCCCTGTGCTTACtaaattcagaaaaacagggaCCATGTTTTTGTACCACCACGTATCACTCCTGTTCACTCTGATCTTCCTTGTCCTCTACCAGTTTTAAGACAATCATTCATCCTGACATGACAAAGGATGGAAAAGACAGTTTGTCACGCATCAGTGATGGCAGAAGGTAGGTCCCTTGGGCACAGTCATGTCCCTCTGTCCTAAACTGGTAactacaacattttaaaaatgttcataatcCAGAGAAAGTCCTTGTCTAGAGCTGCAGAGTTTAACCATGATCTTATGCTGTTGCACAAAACAGCGgtaatttatttgttgttttacacaGTTTGTGTTATGCAGCTTCGAATATGTGATACAAGcaggaaaatgacaaaaaccacAATAAAGAATAGTTACGTTTTGTTCAGATTTTTCTTTAGCCTCATTTTACACCACTGTTCCCTCTCTTGCTTTTGCAgccctcctggtcctcctggtgGCAGAAGACGGATGGGAAGAATAATTCACGGTGGAGGTCCCAGCCCTCCACCAAtgggtggaggaggatgaggaaggtgAGGAACGCTTTTTTCTGAATTAAGCATTTCCCATCTGATCAACCCTTGTTGTTATCTCGTACCTGCCCAACAGATATTTGGACATGAAGAAAACACTACCTCTATTGCATAACCTTCACTTCTCTTTAGGTAAACGCCTACACTGGATGTGTAGGCATGGGGCCTGGTGCAGTGTCCGTGTGCTGAGAACCTAAAGAAGGATGGTGACGTCACAGCGCTGAAGCCCCTCTTCATCAGCTGCCGCTGCTACAAGCAGTTTCTTGACGCCTCTCTGGGAAATCCTACATGTAGGGGCCAGAATGGCCGATACGGCAGCCACCTGCATcatttcttcccttttccctGCTTCTGCCCTTACACTTTCCTGTCACGCCATCTCATAGAGATGTGTCAATGACATCTGTTAAGATCATCCCTCCAGGGAAACCATAATGTcagttgtctttgttttatacCCTTCTGTTGGAATAAAGGTTTTCCctgttaaaacattttactgcagagtTTGTCTTGTTCCATTGGTGTCACGTGGTGATGACACAAATTGACACACCATGATGTGGAGCTGAGCAGTACTCAAAGTGAGATGCCATACATGTGACTGTACTTCAATACTGATTATGTGAAaagattataaaatattaaa
This sequence is a window from Pempheris klunzingeri isolate RE-2024b chromosome 11, fPemKlu1.hap1, whole genome shotgun sequence. Protein-coding genes within it:
- the selenok gene encoding selenoprotein K, with the protein product MVYVSNGQVLDSRSQSPWRLSLLVDLFWGAVEFIGLFFKTIIHPDMTKDGKDSLSRISDGRSPPGPPGGRRRMGRIIHGGGPSPPPMGGGGUGR